One Gemmatimonadaceae bacterium genomic region harbors:
- a CDS encoding PD40 domain-containing protein has protein sequence MHAAPSLAARRTAPAIALAVVALAGACGGGDALAGAGPAPRVGNQILFSSVRGAPSDIYVMHPDGSGVRSVTAQPQSNQHGDYTPDGFGVAFMSNRTGVYQVFSIGINGRGLVQLTNGPGANGFPRWSPDGTRVLLTSSRDGNFELYTIRADGSEPTRLTVNPGDDVGGAWSPDGTRIAFLSARGAARELYVMRADGSGVVRLTNDGLEKGSRVAWSPDGTRLVYHAYRDGSFDIYVVSADGTGQRALTSHASNDRYAVWSPDGLRVAFASDRDGDDEVYVMNADGSAPVRLTHNPGPDVPDAWSR, from the coding sequence CTGCGCCTGCCATTGCCCTCGCCGTCGTTGCCCTCGCCGGCGCATGCGGCGGCGGTGACGCCTTGGCGGGCGCCGGCCCAGCGCCACGCGTGGGGAACCAGATCCTCTTCTCGTCGGTGCGCGGCGCCCCGTCCGACATCTACGTGATGCATCCCGATGGGAGCGGCGTGCGCTCGGTGACTGCACAACCGCAAAGCAACCAGCATGGCGACTACACCCCCGACGGTTTCGGTGTCGCCTTCATGTCCAACCGGACGGGGGTGTACCAGGTCTTCTCGATCGGGATCAACGGGCGCGGGCTCGTGCAGCTGACGAATGGCCCCGGCGCCAACGGCTTTCCCCGCTGGTCGCCCGACGGGACCCGCGTCCTCCTCACCTCGTCACGCGACGGGAACTTCGAGCTCTACACGATTCGCGCCGACGGGAGCGAACCGACGCGCCTTACCGTCAATCCCGGCGACGATGTCGGCGGCGCCTGGTCGCCCGACGGAACCCGCATCGCCTTCCTCTCGGCGCGCGGCGCCGCGCGCGAGCTCTATGTGATGCGCGCCGACGGCAGCGGCGTCGTGCGCCTCACCAACGACGGGCTGGAGAAGGGCTCGCGCGTCGCCTGGTCGCCCGACGGGACGCGCCTGGTCTATCACGCCTATCGCGACGGATCGTTCGACATCTACGTCGTGAGTGCCGACGGGACCGGGCAGCGCGCTCTCACCTCACACGCGAGCAACGATCGTTACGCCGTCTGGTCGCCCGACGGCCTACGCGTGGCCTTTGCCTCCGACCGCGACGGTGACGACGAGGTGTACGTGATGAACGCCGACGGCTCGGCGCCCGTGCGCCTCACGCACAACCCCGGCCCCGACGTGCCGGATGCGTGGTCTCGTTAG